A genomic region of Macaca thibetana thibetana isolate TM-01 chromosome 14, ASM2454274v1, whole genome shotgun sequence contains the following coding sequences:
- the LTO1 gene encoding protein LTO1 homolog isoform X1 encodes MAGSQDIFDSIVMADERFHGEGYREGYEEGSSLGVMEGRQHGTLHGAKIGSEIGCYQGFAFAWKCLLHSCTTEKDSRKMKVLESLIGMIQKFPYDDPTYDKLHEDLDKIRGKFKQVRALCVSSCWERLTVPFPGGAAHSRATAAMAWGCVRRGTVRRGASSLSRTAGKPKMVQKIGVRTHLWAGHVDRKSYR; translated from the exons ATGGCTGGCAGTCAGGATATATTCGATTCCATCGTGATGGCGGATGAGAG GTTTCATGGGGAAGGGTATCGGGAAGGCTACGAAGAAGGCAGTAGTTTGGGTGTGATGGAAGGAAGGCAACATGGCACGCTGCATGGAGCCAAAATCGGGTCTGAG ATCGGGTGCTACCAGGGTTTTGCTTTTGCATGGAAATGTCTACTGCACAGTTGCACCACTGAGAAGGACAG CCGAAAGATGAAGGTCTTAGAATCATTGATTGGAATGATCCAGAAATTCCCTTATGATGACCCTACTTATGATAAACTCCATGAAGACTTAGACAAAATCAGGGGAAAATTTAAACAGGTGCGTGCACTGTGTGTTTCCTCCTGCTGGGAGCGCCTGACTGTGCCTTTCCCGGGCGGGGCGGCGCACTCCAGGGCCACTGCGGCGATGGCCTGGGGCTGCGTGCGCCGTGGAACTGTCCGTAGAGGCGCCTCGTCCTTGAGTCGCACTGCGGGAAAACCGAAGATGGTCCAGAAAATAGGAGTTAGAACTCACTTATGGGCTGGCCACGTAGACAGGAAAAGCTATCGCTAG
- the LTO1 gene encoding protein LTO1 homolog isoform X2, which produces MAGSQDIFDSIVMADERFHGEGYREGYEEGSSLGVMEGRQHGTLHGAKIGSEIGCYQGFAFAWKCLLHSCTTEKDSRKMKVLESLIGMIQKFPYDDPTYDKLHEDLDKIRGKFKQFCSLLNVQPDFKISAEGSGLSF; this is translated from the exons ATGGCTGGCAGTCAGGATATATTCGATTCCATCGTGATGGCGGATGAGAG GTTTCATGGGGAAGGGTATCGGGAAGGCTACGAAGAAGGCAGTAGTTTGGGTGTGATGGAAGGAAGGCAACATGGCACGCTGCATGGAGCCAAAATCGGGTCTGAG ATCGGGTGCTACCAGGGTTTTGCTTTTGCATGGAAATGTCTACTGCACAGTTGCACCACTGAGAAGGACAG CCGAAAGATGAAGGTCTTAGAATCATTGATTGGAATGATCCAGAAATTCCCTTATGATGACCCTACTTATGATAAACTCCATGAAGACTTAGACAAAATCAGGGGAAAATTTAAACAG ttttgttcatTACTCAACGTTCAGCCAGACTTTAAAATTAGTGCAGAAGGTTCCGGACTTTCATTTTGA
- the LOC126935964 gene encoding LOW QUALITY PROTEIN: uncharacterized protein LOC126935964 (The sequence of the model RefSeq protein was modified relative to this genomic sequence to represent the inferred CDS: deleted 3 bases in 3 codons; substituted 1 base at 1 genomic stop codon), translating to MVGLVMEWVPGGNTAFPTRFRGQALDAGQSQAVTLLPGVLQGGSHCMRGGWRECQLHATAAGPGFSGLPRALPHPLNSPAHCYPTSTVGSLHARSVQPPSSVPSGTFTPHDNSRCCLGPWGIPGPSSHGVSSWHADQAGPMDLQLSLAAWGCPVGADTTSLPFGPLPRTHCLPGWGEGGREESGRFPSWRDSAGAGRCPGMTIPDSQSHLPGVGWGSLQRARPHSECRDEGSCGPRRWAKHRTGSLILSGVSGAPGQRHXAYWGQGWVEMGLSPKDLGRS from the exons ATGGTGGGACTGGTGATGGAGTGGGTGCCAGGAGGCAACACAGCCTTCCCCACCAGATTCAGAGGCCAGGCCCTCGATGCTGGGCAGAGCCAGGCTGTGACTCTGCTTCCTGGGGTGCTTCAAGGAGGGTCACACTGCATGCGGGGTGGCTGGAGGGAGTGCCAGCTGCATGCCACTGCCGCTGGGCCTGGCTTCTCTGGACTCCCACGGGCACTGCCCCATCCTCTG AACAGCCCTGCCCACTGTTATCCCACAAGCACGGTCGGAAGTCTGCATGCCCGCTCTGTCCAGCCTCCGTCCTCTGTCCCCTCGGGGACTTTCACTCCTCATGACAACTCTAGGTGTTGTCTGGGCCCCTGGGGAATCCCCGGCCCTTCCAGCCATGGAGTCAGCTCCTGGCACGCGGATCAGGCTGGACCTATGGATCTGCAACTCAGCCTGGCAGCTTGGGGCTGCCCTGTGGGAGCCGACACGACCTCCCTTCCATTTGGCCCCCTTCCTAGGACCCACTGTTTGCcagggtggggagaa ggaggcagagaggaatCAGGGAGATTTCCATCCTGGAGGGACTCAGCCGGAGCAGGAAGGTGCCCAGGTATGACAATCCCAGACTCCCAGAGCCACCTGCCTGGTGTGGGGTGGGGAAGCCTCCAGAGAGCCCGTCCTCACAGTGAGTGCAGAGATGAAGGGTCCTGTGGACCAAGGCGGTGGGCCAAGCACAGAACAGGAAGCTTGATTCTGTCTGGTGTGTCAGGAGCTCCTGGGCAAAGACATTGAGCTTATTGGGGC CAAGGCTGGGTAGAGATGGGGCTGAGTCCCAAGGACCTTGGACGGAGCTGA